A genome region from Falsibacillus pallidus includes the following:
- a CDS encoding G5 and 3D domain-containing protein yields the protein MKFENMKNLFSKSISKKKWVVITASLLVCMAAVGVLMFEGSKKTVALTLNGEKKIVNTHAATVGDIFKDLKISVRSEDYLFPSADAKIKDDSSVVWKQAKKVGLKVGNKEKTVWTTAETVGELLQEQKVKVGEHDKINPAIGTNVKNNMNIAIENAFPFTLVDGGKKKEFWSTSTTVADFLEQQGITLKSLDRVKPGLNQEIEPNDVINVVRVEKVTDVVEEPTDFAVVTKKDSSLAKGKQKVIHEGKKGVISKHYEIVKENGKEVSRKLLATKKVKNSEDKVVAVGTKTLVALASRGKSESGGKEFFVSSTAYTAHCNGCSGHTATGINLKSNPGVKVIAVDPRVIPLGTKVYVEGYGYAVAADTGSAINGFKIDVFFSSKSDAYRWGRKRVKIRILN from the coding sequence ATGAAGTTTGAAAACATGAAAAACCTGTTTTCCAAATCGATAAGTAAAAAGAAGTGGGTCGTCATTACTGCTAGTTTACTAGTTTGTATGGCAGCCGTCGGAGTCCTTATGTTTGAGGGATCGAAAAAGACGGTGGCACTCACTTTAAATGGCGAAAAGAAAATTGTTAACACACATGCAGCTACTGTTGGAGATATATTTAAAGACTTGAAAATTTCTGTTCGCTCAGAAGATTACTTATTCCCCTCGGCAGACGCGAAAATAAAGGATGATTCGTCTGTCGTATGGAAACAGGCTAAAAAGGTAGGACTCAAGGTTGGAAACAAGGAGAAAACCGTGTGGACTACTGCAGAAACAGTTGGAGAATTATTGCAGGAACAAAAAGTAAAAGTTGGGGAACACGATAAGATCAACCCGGCAATCGGAACAAATGTCAAAAACAACATGAATATTGCGATAGAAAATGCTTTTCCGTTTACTTTAGTGGATGGTGGGAAAAAGAAAGAGTTTTGGTCCACTTCGACTACGGTCGCTGACTTTTTAGAGCAACAAGGGATTACACTCAAATCGTTAGACCGGGTTAAACCAGGTCTGAACCAAGAGATAGAGCCTAATGATGTAATAAATGTCGTACGAGTTGAAAAAGTCACCGATGTAGTGGAAGAACCCACAGATTTTGCCGTTGTAACGAAAAAAGATTCGAGCTTGGCAAAAGGAAAACAAAAAGTAATTCATGAAGGTAAAAAAGGCGTCATTTCTAAGCATTATGAAATTGTTAAAGAAAATGGCAAGGAAGTTTCAAGAAAATTACTTGCTACGAAAAAAGTGAAAAACAGCGAAGATAAAGTGGTGGCGGTTGGTACTAAGACGCTTGTTGCATTAGCTTCACGTGGTAAAAGCGAAAGCGGCGGCAAAGAGTTTTTTGTCAGCTCCACAGCCTATACCGCTCATTGCAACGGCTGTTCAGGGCATACTGCTACGGGAATCAACTTGAAATCCAATCCGGGTGTCAAGGTCATTGCGGTTGATCCAAGGGTTATCCCTCTTGGCACCAAAGTCTACGTGGAAGGCTACGGGTATGCCGTTGCTGCTGACACTGGTTCAGCAATCAATGGGTTTAAGATCGATGTATTTTTCTCCTCTAAATCAGATGCATACCGCTGGGGCAGAAAACGTGTTAAGATAAGAATATTGAATTAA
- the rnmV gene encoding ribonuclease M5 — MKLKEIIVVEGKDDTTAIKRAVDADTIETNGSAISTETIEKIKLAQKARGVIVFTDPDFPGEKIRKTISEAVPGCKHAFIEKFAAKPKSGKGIGVEHASPEAIREALKDAHQMDKEVEEVITQEDLIAAGLIGGAGSKERRTRLGDLLKIGYTNGKQLHKRLMMFQISEESFAEAIKQIIQEEQDA, encoded by the coding sequence ATGAAACTTAAAGAAATCATTGTTGTAGAAGGAAAAGATGATACCACAGCTATCAAGAGAGCTGTTGATGCTGATACAATTGAAACGAACGGTTCTGCAATTTCAACCGAAACAATAGAAAAAATAAAGCTTGCACAAAAGGCGAGGGGCGTCATCGTTTTCACTGATCCAGATTTCCCAGGTGAAAAAATCAGAAAGACCATTTCTGAAGCAGTCCCAGGATGCAAGCATGCTTTCATAGAAAAATTTGCGGCAAAGCCGAAGTCCGGAAAAGGGATCGGGGTGGAGCATGCATCTCCGGAAGCCATTCGAGAAGCATTGAAGGATGCGCATCAAATGGACAAGGAAGTCGAAGAAGTCATTACACAAGAAGATTTGATTGCAGCGGGATTAATTGGTGGTGCAGGGTCTAAGGAACGCCGGACGCGCCTTGGCGATCTTCTGAAAATCGGCTACACAAACGGAAAGCAGCTGCACAAGCGGCTGATGATGTTTCAAATAAGCGAAGAATCGTTTGCAGAAGCGATTAAACAGATCATACAGGAGGAGCAAGATGCATAA
- the rsmA gene encoding 16S rRNA (adenine(1518)-N(6)/adenine(1519)-N(6))-dimethyltransferase RsmA — protein MHKDIATPIRTKEILDKYGFAFKKSLGQNFLIDPNILRKITEYAGLTDQTGAIEVGPGIGALTEHLARSSKKVLSFEIDQRLLPILADTLSPYDNVKIIHEDILKADVKTLVAQEFEGISDLMVVANLPYYVTTPIILKLLADRIPLRGIVVMLQKEVADRISAKPGTKEYGSLSIAIQYYTKAETVMIVPKTVFMPQPNVDSAVIRLTTLDKPAADVVDEVFFFLVTRSSFAQRRKTILNNLTSQLPNGKEKKEQILDALAKADIDPTRRGETLSIQEFARLSNELHPIFN, from the coding sequence ATGCATAAGGATATCGCAACCCCCATTAGAACAAAGGAAATACTGGACAAATACGGATTCGCATTTAAAAAGAGTTTAGGTCAGAATTTCTTGATCGACCCGAATATTTTGAGAAAGATCACGGAATATGCCGGCCTCACAGACCAGACCGGCGCCATTGAAGTCGGCCCTGGGATCGGTGCACTTACGGAGCATTTAGCGAGGAGCTCTAAAAAAGTTCTGTCTTTTGAAATCGATCAGAGGCTCCTGCCTATCCTGGCAGATACCCTGTCGCCATACGATAATGTGAAAATCATTCATGAAGACATCCTGAAAGCCGATGTTAAAACGCTTGTGGCACAGGAATTCGAAGGGATATCAGATTTGATGGTGGTTGCGAACCTTCCGTACTATGTAACAACCCCAATCATCTTAAAATTGCTTGCGGACCGCATTCCGCTTCGAGGGATCGTAGTCATGCTTCAGAAGGAAGTAGCAGACCGGATCTCTGCAAAGCCTGGAACAAAGGAATATGGCTCACTGTCCATCGCCATTCAGTACTACACGAAGGCAGAGACTGTCATGATTGTTCCAAAGACGGTATTTATGCCGCAGCCGAATGTGGATTCAGCTGTCATCCGATTGACTACGCTCGACAAGCCGGCTGCTGATGTTGTGGACGAAGTCTTCTTCTTCTTAGTCACACGCTCATCATTTGCTCAGCGAAGGAAGACCATTTTGAACAATTTGACGAGCCAGCTGCCGAATGGCAAAGAAAAGAAGGAGCAAATCCTCGATGCCCTCGCAAAAGCGGATATCGACCCGACGAGAAGGGGAGAGACGTTGAGCATCCAGGAGTTTGCCCGACTAAGCAACGAATTGCATCCTATATTTAATTAA
- the yabG gene encoding sporulation peptidase YabG, producing MSIQLNSIVGRVSYQCDVLFRIIDVKEVNGKKTAVLYGEDYRLIADADFDDLVEIDPYEQSKISREFRSLEEQSFELFQQDIDLTRNRNEYTSTNGYRNDFNYFQVPGRVLHLDGDPAYLQKCMALYEKIGVPVYGVHCSETEMHHRVGALIEKYRPDILVITGHDAYSKAKGKKSDINAYRHSKYFAKTVREARKKVPHLDQLVIFAGACQSHFESLIYEGANFASSPLRVNIHALDPVYIVGKISFTPFMERINVLDVIRNTLTGEKGLGGIETKGVLRTGMPYKPLTEE from the coding sequence GTGAGTATTCAACTAAATTCAATTGTAGGCAGGGTCTCCTATCAATGTGATGTGCTATTCCGGATCATTGATGTCAAGGAAGTGAACGGGAAAAAGACAGCGGTTCTTTATGGGGAAGACTACCGTCTGATCGCAGATGCAGACTTTGATGATCTGGTTGAAATAGATCCGTATGAGCAGTCGAAGATTTCTAGGGAATTTCGTTCATTGGAAGAGCAGTCATTTGAGCTTTTTCAACAGGATATCGATTTGACGCGTAACCGGAATGAGTATACGTCAACGAATGGCTACCGCAATGATTTCAATTATTTTCAGGTGCCGGGGCGTGTGCTTCATTTAGACGGGGATCCGGCGTATTTGCAAAAATGCATGGCGCTTTACGAAAAGATCGGTGTGCCCGTTTATGGAGTCCACTGCAGTGAAACGGAAATGCATCACCGGGTCGGGGCCTTGATAGAGAAGTATCGTCCGGATATTTTAGTGATTACAGGCCATGATGCATATTCCAAGGCAAAAGGGAAAAAATCGGATATCAATGCATATCGGCACTCAAAATATTTTGCTAAAACGGTAAGGGAAGCAAGAAAAAAGGTTCCCCACTTAGATCAATTAGTCATATTCGCAGGTGCCTGCCAATCTCATTTTGAGTCTTTGATATATGAAGGGGCCAATTTTGCAAGTTCTCCATTGAGAGTGAATATCCATGCCCTTGATCCAGTTTACATTGTTGGGAAAATTAGTTTCACTCCTTTTATGGAGCGAATCAACGTATTGGATGTCATACGGAATACCCTTACAGGCGAAAAAGGGCTTGGGGGAATAGAAACAAAAGGCGTACTGCGCACCGGTATGCCATACAAGCCGCTAACTGAAGAATAA
- the veg gene encoding biofilm formation stimulator Veg — translation MPKTLADIKKALDSNLGKRLMLKANGGRRKTIERSGVLAETYPSVFIIELDQDENSFERVSYSYADVLTETVELTFYEDTAGNLVLGQQ, via the coding sequence ATGCCAAAAACATTAGCGGACATTAAGAAAGCGCTCGACTCCAATTTAGGGAAACGGCTTATGCTGAAAGCAAACGGGGGCAGACGGAAAACAATCGAACGATCCGGCGTCCTTGCAGAAACATATCCATCCGTTTTTATCATTGAATTGGATCAAGATGAAAATTCATTTGAACGTGTATCCTACAGCTATGCAGATGTACTCACTGAGACGGTTGAATTAACATTCTATGAAGATACAGCAGGAAACTTGGTTCTTGGGCAGCAGTAG
- a CDS encoding small, acid-soluble spore protein, alpha/beta type yields the protein MGRRRGIMSDRFKEELAKDLGFYDVVQKEGWGGIKSSDAGNMVKRAVELAQQSLADQRRS from the coding sequence ATGGGCAGAAGAAGAGGCATCATGTCAGACCGATTTAAAGAAGAATTGGCGAAGGACCTGGGATTTTATGATGTAGTCCAAAAAGAGGGATGGGGCGGCATCAAATCCAGCGATGCAGGGAACATGGTAAAAAGGGCGGTTGAACTGGCTCAGCAGAGTCTGGCGGATCAAAGACGCTCCTAG
- the ispE gene encoding 4-(cytidine 5'-diphospho)-2-C-methyl-D-erythritol kinase: MKVLVKAPAKINLSLDVLHKRPDGFHEVEMVMTTIDLADRIELSEIKGNQIMIESQNRFVPDDQRNLAYQAAKLLKDRFDVHTGVSISIDKTIPVAAGLAGGSSDAAATLRGLNKLWGLGLSIDQLAEIGSEIGSDVSFCVYGGTALAKGRGEKITHLPAPPNCWVILAKPSIGVSTADVYRNLNLSNVSHPDTQAMMDGLRNRSYKEVCGELGNVLESVTLKMHPEVAHIKDQMVRFGADAVLMSGSGPTVFGLVHHDSRLQRIYNGLRGFCDQVFAVRMLGERLPLD, encoded by the coding sequence TTGAAGGTTCTTGTGAAAGCACCGGCGAAAATCAACCTTTCGCTTGATGTGCTGCATAAAAGACCGGACGGCTTTCATGAAGTGGAGATGGTTATGACCACAATTGATTTAGCAGATCGAATTGAGCTGTCAGAAATCAAAGGCAATCAGATCATGATTGAATCCCAAAATCGGTTTGTTCCGGATGATCAGCGGAATTTGGCTTATCAAGCGGCAAAGCTGCTAAAAGACAGATTTGATGTACATACGGGCGTATCCATTTCCATTGATAAAACCATACCGGTTGCCGCAGGGCTTGCAGGAGGGAGCAGCGATGCCGCTGCAACTCTTCGGGGGTTGAATAAACTGTGGGGTCTTGGATTGTCTATAGATCAACTGGCAGAGATCGGATCTGAGATCGGCTCGGACGTATCATTTTGCGTGTACGGGGGTACAGCTCTTGCAAAAGGAAGAGGGGAAAAGATCACCCACTTGCCGGCACCGCCTAATTGCTGGGTCATTCTAGCGAAGCCCTCCATTGGCGTTTCGACAGCAGATGTCTACCGCAATTTAAACCTTTCCAATGTCAGCCATCCTGATACACAGGCGATGATGGATGGCCTTAGGAATAGAAGCTATAAAGAGGTTTGCGGCGAACTTGGCAATGTTCTCGAAAGCGTGACGCTCAAAATGCATCCAGAGGTCGCTCATATTAAAGACCAAATGGTTCGCTTTGGAGCAGATGCTGTTCTGATGAGCGGCAGCGGCCCCACTGTATTCGGCCTTGTCCACCATGATTCCCGTTTACAGAGGATCTACAACGGACTTCGTGGGTTCTGTGACCAGGTCTTTGCTGTCAGAATGCTTGGAGAACGACTTCCTCTTGATTAA
- the purR gene encoding pur operon repressor, with product MKFRRSERLIDMTHFLVEHPHELLSLTFFSERYGSAKSSISEDLGIIKETFEQRGIGTLQTVPGAAGGVKFISKVDRESAKHMISDLCSLMESSDRLLPGGYLYMTDLLGDPKVVNKVGKLLASAFAEKEIDLIMTVATKGIPIAHAAANYLNVPVVIVRRDSRVTEGSTVSINYVSGSSKRIQTMVLSKRSIKQGSKVLIIDDFMKAGGTVNGMISLLEEFNAQLAGIGVLVESENAEERLVDEYVSLVKLKDVDVKGKSVKVVEGNYFSSEIPFL from the coding sequence ATGAAATTCCGTCGAAGTGAACGGTTAATAGATATGACCCATTTTCTAGTTGAACATCCGCATGAACTGCTGTCTTTAACTTTTTTTTCAGAAAGGTACGGTTCTGCGAAATCTTCAATTAGCGAAGACCTTGGCATCATCAAAGAAACATTCGAACAGCGGGGAATCGGTACACTGCAGACGGTTCCTGGTGCAGCGGGCGGTGTGAAATTCATTTCCAAAGTGGACAGGGAAAGCGCCAAACATATGATTTCCGATTTGTGCAGCTTGATGGAAAGCTCTGACCGCCTGCTCCCTGGAGGCTATCTTTATATGACGGATTTGCTTGGCGATCCTAAAGTAGTGAATAAGGTAGGAAAACTTCTTGCTTCTGCGTTTGCGGAGAAAGAAATCGACTTGATCATGACAGTGGCAACAAAGGGAATCCCAATTGCCCATGCAGCAGCGAATTATTTGAATGTTCCTGTTGTCATCGTCCGCAGGGACAGCCGGGTGACAGAAGGTTCGACTGTCAGCATCAATTATGTATCTGGCTCTTCCAAAAGGATTCAGACAATGGTGCTGTCAAAAAGAAGTATCAAACAAGGCTCTAAAGTGCTGATCATCGATGACTTTATGAAGGCTGGCGGAACGGTCAACGGAATGATCAGCCTTTTAGAAGAATTCAATGCCCAGCTTGCGGGCATCGGTGTACTGGTCGAATCGGAAAATGCCGAAGAGCGCCTCGTCGATGAGTACGTTTCATTGGTAAAGCTAAAAGATGTTGACGTAAAAGGGAAGAGCGTCAAAGTGGTTGAAGGAAACTACTTCTCTTCCGAAATTCCATTTTTATAA
- a CDS encoding RidA family protein, producing the protein MRMISTDAAPAAIGPYSQGVVVNNLFYSSGQIPLTAEGTMIEGGIEEQTHQVFKNLEAVLKEAGASFETVVKATVFIKDMNDFAAINEIYGQYFSTHKPARSCVEVARLPKDAQIEIEVIALVK; encoded by the coding sequence ATGAGAATGATTTCTACAGATGCTGCCCCGGCAGCCATCGGTCCTTACTCTCAAGGTGTGGTCGTAAATAATTTATTTTACAGTTCCGGCCAGATTCCTTTGACAGCAGAAGGAACAATGATTGAAGGCGGAATTGAAGAACAGACGCATCAAGTATTCAAGAACCTTGAAGCGGTGCTGAAAGAAGCAGGTGCTTCCTTTGAAACCGTGGTAAAAGCTACAGTATTCATTAAGGATATGAATGATTTTGCTGCGATCAATGAAATATACGGGCAATACTTCAGCACGCACAAACCGGCGCGCTCCTGTGTAGAAGTCGCACGCCTCCCAAAAGATGCCCAAATCGAAATAGAAGTCATTGCTCTAGTAAAATAA
- the spoVG gene encoding septation regulator SpoVG — MEVTDVRLRRVNTDGRMRAIASITLDNEFVVHDIRVIDGNNGLFVAMPSKRTPDGEFRDIAHPINSGTRGKIQEAVLTEYHRLGEAEEMELEEAGAS, encoded by the coding sequence ATGGAAGTTACAGACGTAAGATTACGCAGAGTCAATACAGACGGAAGAATGAGAGCGATTGCATCTATTACTTTGGATAACGAGTTCGTTGTTCACGATATTCGTGTAATTGATGGGAACAATGGCCTATTCGTTGCGATGCCTAGTAAACGTACGCCAGACGGCGAGTTTCGCGATATCGCACATCCAATCAATTCCGGTACACGCGGAAAGATTCAAGAAGCTGTATTGACGGAGTATCACCGTTTAGGGGAAGCCGAAGAAATGGAATTAGAAGAAGCCGGTGCATCCTAA
- the glmU gene encoding bifunctional UDP-N-acetylglucosamine diphosphorylase/glucosamine-1-phosphate N-acetyltransferase GlmU, whose protein sequence is MTNSNRFSVILAAGQGTRMKSKLYKVLHPVCGKPMVEHVVDQISKLDIDKIVTIVGHGAELVQSQLDGKSEFALQEEQLGTAHAVMQAESVLGDKEGVTLVVCGDTPLIKASTMEALIKHHEELGAKATILTAYAENPTGYGRIIRNGEGLVEKIVEHKDASEEERNVKEINTGTYCFDNQYLFNALKNVSNENSQGEYYLPDVVEILKDQGEIVSAYSTDEFAETLGVNDRVALSEAENFMKKRINEEHMRGGVTIIDPANTYIAADVEIGRDTVLYPGTVLKSGTVIGEDCKIGPNSEIENCTIGNGTVIRQSVAADSSIGSDVNIGPFAHIRPQSSIHDEVKIGNFVEIKKSTFGKGSKASHLSYIGDAEVGSDVNLGCGSITVNYDGKNKFLTKIEDGVFVGCNSNLVAPVNIGKGAYIAAGSTITEDVPGEALSIARARQVNKEDYVSKLNMNK, encoded by the coding sequence ATGACAAATTCCAATAGATTCTCCGTAATATTAGCTGCTGGACAAGGAACCCGGATGAAATCCAAGCTATACAAGGTTCTTCACCCAGTATGCGGCAAACCAATGGTAGAACATGTAGTGGATCAAATTTCAAAACTTGATATCGATAAAATCGTCACGATTGTGGGGCACGGTGCTGAATTAGTGCAGTCCCAGCTTGATGGGAAGAGTGAATTTGCCCTTCAGGAAGAACAGCTCGGAACGGCTCATGCTGTCATGCAGGCGGAATCCGTTTTAGGGGACAAGGAAGGTGTAACACTTGTCGTCTGCGGTGATACTCCGTTGATCAAAGCAAGCACGATGGAAGCGTTGATCAAGCATCACGAAGAGCTGGGGGCAAAAGCAACGATCCTGACTGCCTATGCAGAAAATCCAACTGGATATGGACGCATCATCCGAAATGGAGAGGGCCTAGTCGAAAAAATCGTTGAGCATAAAGATGCCTCCGAAGAAGAAAGAAACGTGAAAGAAATCAACACAGGAACGTACTGCTTTGATAATCAGTACCTATTCAATGCACTTAAAAATGTATCGAACGAAAATTCCCAAGGCGAATACTACCTGCCTGATGTGGTTGAGATCCTTAAAGACCAAGGTGAGATCGTTTCTGCGTATTCAACGGATGAATTTGCAGAAACACTTGGTGTAAACGATCGGGTTGCCCTTTCAGAAGCCGAAAACTTCATGAAGAAACGCATCAATGAAGAACATATGCGAGGCGGCGTAACCATCATCGATCCTGCCAATACGTACATTGCAGCAGATGTTGAAATCGGCAGGGATACAGTCCTTTACCCTGGAACGGTCCTCAAGAGCGGCACAGTCATCGGTGAGGATTGTAAAATCGGTCCGAACTCGGAGATTGAAAACTGTACGATTGGGAATGGCACAGTAATCCGCCAATCCGTCGCAGCAGACAGCTCCATCGGTTCAGATGTCAACATCGGCCCGTTTGCCCATATCCGCCCGCAGTCTTCCATTCACGACGAAGTGAAGATCGGGAACTTTGTGGAGATCAAGAAATCCACATTTGGCAAAGGAAGCAAAGCCTCACACTTGAGCTATATCGGAGATGCAGAAGTAGGCAGCGATGTAAACCTTGGCTGTGGATCCATCACGGTCAATTATGATGGAAAAAACAAGTTCCTGACAAAGATTGAAGACGGTGTTTTTGTAGGCTGCAATTCAAACCTTGTCGCACCTGTCAACATCGGAAAGGGAGCCTATATTGCAGCAGGTTCCACCATTACGGAGGACGTGCCTGGTGAAGCATTGTCCATTGCCAGAGCACGACAGGTCAATAAAGAAGATTATGTCTCAAAACTAAACATGAATAAATAA